The Eriocheir sinensis breed Jianghai 21 chromosome 21, ASM2467909v1, whole genome shotgun sequence genome includes a region encoding these proteins:
- the LOC127001631 gene encoding protein sel-1 homolog 1-like, with the protein MKSQQTWALVVTILLSVTLCHALDTGPTTPIKNSVSSTESDHGTTEGSPTGEEESNTNIYYSSKSDPSSEGSLVDTDEEQRNTGAGEGTHNPKHDADSVDTNAGGENIEAPVQNLGEASETKNGGSNTGHIIGKAEGKLGVRSTDEGSSKWDDQRRKEEKELAEDEGQDKPLPSPSEMQGRELYEAAMTLLNQTKQDNAQAYTLLQSAAELGHPLALQKVAWAHLLGSHLSQNVTRASEIFEKLAIAGDADSQMGLGFMFATGIGKNSSQAKALVHYTFGALGGSQLAQMALAYRYWSGISVASNCETALTYYRKVSHTVADEVSLNGNWVVQRVRLLDEVDNPGSTSALLDDDLIQYYQFMAEKGDVQAQVGLGQLHYQGGRGVEQDHHRALNYFMQAAEAGNANAMAFLGKMYLEGSSVVKQSNDTALKYFRRAAEQNNAVGQSGLGLLYLHGRGVPQDYKLALKYFTLAAEQGWVDGQLQLGNMYFSGLGVRRDYKMAIKYFNLASQSGHVLAFYNLAQMQASGTGMVRSCHTSVELFKNVAERGRWGERLMEAHSAYRAGRHSQALITYMLLAELGYEVAQSNAAFILDRHETQLFRQGGEGFSRALMYWGRAASQGYAVARVKLGDYHYYGYGTSVDYETAAAHYRLASEQQHNAQAMFNLGYMHEQGLGLKQDMHLAKRFYDMAAEANVDAQIPVALALAKLALLFSLKYLEDFQWLHLEELLGPDWDIYLMAILSILIGILILFRRPPPRLAV; encoded by the exons GACACTGGACCAACCACTCCCATTAAGAACTCAGTGAGCAGCACAGAAAGTGATCATGGCACTACAGAAGGAAGTCCTACAGGTGAAGAAGAGAGTAACACAAACATCTACTACAGCAGTAAAAGTGACCCCAGCTCAGAAGGAAGCCTTGTAGATACAGACGAGGAGCAGAGAAACACAGGAGCTGGTGAAGGGACCCATAATCCAAAACATGATGCTGACTCTGTTGACACAAATGcaggaggagaaaatatagaaGCCCCAGTTCAGAACCTAGGTGAAGCAAGTGAGACAAAGAATGGTGGAAGCAACACGGGTCACATCATCGGGAAAGCAGAGGGCAAGTTAGGGGTGAGAAGTACAGATGAGGGTAGCAGCAAATGGGATgaccagagaaggaaagaagaaaaggaactagCTGAGGATGAAGGTCAGGACAAGCCACTGCCCTCCCCAAGTGAAATGCAAG GGAGGGAGCTTTACGAGGCAGCCATGACCCTCCTCAACCAGACCAAGCAGGACAATGCTCAGGCCTACACTTTGCTACAATCTGCTGCAGAACTTGGTCACCCCCTTGCCCTTCAGAAAGTGGCATGGGCCCATCTCCTTGGCAGCCACCTCTCCCAAAATGTCACCAGAGCATCTGAAATCTTTGAGAAGCTAGCCATTGCAGGCGATGCTGATTCTCAAATG GGTTTGGGCTTCATGTTTGCCACTGGCATTGGTAAAAACTCCAGCCAGGCCAAGGCTCTAGTCCACTACACCTTTGGGGCTCTTGGTGGTAGCCAGCTGGCTCAGATGGCATTGGCCTACCGCTACTGGTCTGGCATTAGTGTGGCTTCTAACTGTGAAACTGCTCTCACTTACTACCGGAAGGTCTCTCACACAG TGGCTGATGAGGTGTCACTGAATGGGAACTGGGTTGTGCAGAGAGTAAGGCTACTCGACGAAGTAGACAACCCTGGCTCAACCTCAGCTCTGCTGGATGATGACCTTATACAGTATTATCAGTTCATGGCTGAGAAAGGAGATGTCCAGGCTCAG gTTGGGCTGGGCCAACTACATTATCAGGGGGGCCGAGGTGTGGAGCAAGACCATCATCGTGCGCTCAACTACTTTATGCAGGCAGCTGAAGCAGGGAATGCCAATGCCATGGCCTTTCTAGGCAAG ATGTATCTGGAGGGGAGTTCTGTGGTGAAGCAGAGCAACGACACAGCACTCAAGTATTTTAGGAGGGCAGCAGAACAGAATAATGCTGTGGGTCAGAGTGGACTGGGGCTGTTGTACTTACATGGAAGAGGAGTGCCTCAGGACTACAAACTGGCTCTCAAATACTTCACCCTAGCAGCAGAGCAGGGCTGGGTGGATGGCCAGCTCCAGCTTGGCAACATGTATTTTA GTGGTCTGGGTGTAAGGCGTGACTACAAGATGGCCATTAAGTACTTTAATTTGGCTTCCCAGTCTGGCCATGTGCTGGCATTCTACAATTTAGCTCAAATGCAGGCATCAGGCACTGGCATGGTGCGTTCATGTCATACCAGTGTTGAG ctCTTCAAAAATGTAGCTGAGCGTGGTCGATGGGGAGAGCGACTGATGGAAGCTCATTCTGCATACCGGGCAGGCCGCCACTCACAGGCCCTCATTACTTATATGCTCCTTGCCGAGCTGGGTTACGAGGTTGCACAGAGCAATGCTGCTTTCATCCTTGATAGACATGAGACCCAACTCTTTAGGCAGGGCGGTGAGGGGTTTTCTCGTGCTCTTATGTACTGGGGCCGCGCTGCATCACAG GGTTATGCTGTGGCACGAGTTAAGTTGGGAGACTACCATTACTATGGGTATGGTACATCTGTGGATTATGAGACAGCTGCAGCCCACTACCGACTCGCCTCAGAGCAGCAACACAATGCTCAGGCCATGTTCAACTTAGGCTACATGCATGAGCAGGGTCTGGGGCTTAAGCAG GACATGCACTTGGCCAAGCGTTTCTATGACATGGCAGCGGAGGCAAATGTCGATGCCCAGATCCCAGTTGCTCTGGCCTTGGCTAAGCtggctcttcttttctccttaaaGTACCTGGAAGAT TTTCAGTGGTTGCACCTCGAGGAGCTGCTAGGGCCAGACTGGGACATCTACCTGATGGCCATCCTTTCTATTCTGATTGGCATTCTCATCCTTTTCCGTCGACCTCCACCTCGCTTAGCTGTTTGA